The following proteins are co-located in the Manihot esculenta cultivar AM560-2 chromosome 7, M.esculenta_v8, whole genome shotgun sequence genome:
- the LOC110618680 gene encoding enoyl-CoA delta isomerase 1, peroxisomal, translated as MCTLEKQGNLYILTLTGPDEHRLNPTLIDSIQSALRQLRLQPLSPSSALITTAHGKFFCNGYDLARARSAPSAAITQSYVRLMSSKFRSLISDLISLPMPTIAAVTGHASAAGFILALAHDYVLMRKDRGFLYMSELDIGLAIPAWFMAMLKCKIGDANVRREVVLTAAKLTAKMAVERRIVHSAHDSAEATVEAAIGLGNELVSKKWEGQAYASNRLVVLGEVLDKIGFDETVEGRNGDSIKSKL; from the coding sequence ATGTGCACATTAGAGAAGCAGGGCAACCTCTACATCCTCACGCTGACCGGCCCAGACGAGCACAGATTAAACCCCACGCTTATCGACTCTATCCAGTCGGCTCTCCGCCAGCTCCGTCTCCAGCCACTTTCCCCTTCTTCCGCTCTCATCACCACCGCCCATGGCAAATTCTTCTGCAACGGCTACGATCTTGCCCGGGCCCGATCCGCTCCATCGGCGGCCATCACTCAGTCCTACGTCCGGCTTATGTCCTCGAAATTCCGGTCTCTAATCTCCGACCTCATCTCCCTTCCCATGCCCACTATTGCTGCCGTCACGGGACACGCGTCGGCCGCAGGATTTATATTGGCTTTGGCTCACGATTATGTGCTGATGAGAAAAGATAGAGGCTTCCTTTACATGAGTGAGCTGGATATAGGGCTTGCGATTCCTGCTTGGTTCATGGCGATGTTGAAGTGTAAGATCGGGGATGCGAATGTGAGGAGGGAGGTGGTGTTGACGGCGGCGAAATTGACAGCGAAGATGGCGGTGGAGAGGAGGATCGTCCATTCAGCTCACGATAGCGCGGAGGCCACCGTTGAAGCAGCGATTGGGTTGGGGAACGAATTGGTTAGTAAGAAATGGGAGGGACAGGCGTATGCGAGTAATAGGCTGGTTGTTTTGGGTGAGGTATTGGATAAGATTGGGTTTGATGAAACTGTTGAGGGACGAAATGGGGATAGCATTAAATCAAAGCTGTAA
- the LOC110619759 gene encoding uncharacterized protein LOC110619759, with the protein MPPPAQPSTSLNGDHRPLRPPQSSNTHHHHPYYPTSSSSKSASLKGCCCCCLFLLFSFLALLVLTIFLIIILTVKPKKPEFDLQQVGVQYMGIPASNLNSLDPTIGTTTMTTGATTASLSLTIHMLFTAVNPNKVGIKYSESKFTVMYHGIPLGKASVPGFYQEAHSERQVEATISVGRCSLIQANAVDLIRDASLI; encoded by the coding sequence ATGCCGCCACCTGCACAACCGAGCACTAGCCTGAATGGTGACCACAGACCATTACGCCCACCGCAGAGTTCAAACACCCACCACCACCATCCTTACTACCCAACGTCGTCGTCTTCCAAGTCAGCCTCCTTGAAAGGCTGCTGCTGCTGTTGTCTCTTCCTTCTCTTCTCCTTCCTTGCTCTCCTTGTTCTCACTATCTTTCTTATCATTATTCTCACCGTCAAGCCTAAGAAACCTGAGTTCGATCTCCAACAAGTCGGGGTCCAGTACATGGGCATCCCCGCTTCTAATCTCAATTCACTTGACCCGACCATCGGCACAACCACCATGACCACTGGCGCCACCACCGCTTCACTCTCTTTAACTATCCACATGCTATTCACTGCCGTTAATCCCAACAAGGTAGGGATCAAGTACAGCGAGTCTAAATTCACTGTCATGTATCATGGGATTCCTTTGGGGAAGGCTTCGGTTCCTGGGTTTTATCAGGAGGCTCATAGCGAGCGGCAGGTGGAAGCCACCATCTCCGTTGGTCGCTGTAGCTTGATCCAGGCCAATGCTGTTGATTTAATCAGGGATGCTTCGCTGATTTAA